Genomic window (Streptomyces cadmiisoli):
CAGGTAGAGCCGCAGACTCTCCTCCGGTGGGATGGAGCCGTGGCGGTGGCCCATGCGGGCCGAGGCCCGTTCGCTGCGGAGTTCACGCGTGTCGGTCCACCAGTCCTTCTCGCTCAGGCCCCACTTGTCCAGGATCCAGGTCTCGGCCTTGCGCGCGATCGTGTCGACGGGGAGGCTGAAGGCCCTCGCGAGCGGCCGGAACCAGTAGGGGATGGTGTCGATCGCGTCGAAGCGGTATCGGTCGCCGGCATCGCTGAGGCCGCCGCCATGCTCGTTCTTGAGGGTCCGGTCGATGCTGCAGCGATCGGGGCGGTTCGCGGCCTCGAGCTGGTCACGGGACGGGTCATCCGGAGCCGCCAGGGCAAGGGCGGTACGTCGCGCGAGTTCGCGGATCTGCGCGTGCGGCAGGTCGGTGCTGGTGGCGTGCCGGACGAAGACGGCGAGATGCTCTCGCATCAGCGCAGGCTTGTCGCGGGCGACCCGGTGCAGCGCGGTGAGCAGACCCGTGACAGCCGAGAGCCGGTAGAAGTGCAGGGCCGGTGCCCGGTAGGGGGCGGCATCGGCGCGATCGAGGCAGGCGACCAGCGCCGCGGCCAGCGGCCGTGCCGTGGCGTGGTCTTGGTGGCTGAGCAGTTCCCGTGCCGCGTGCGCGGCCCGCCACCGGATCTCACGCCGGGGGTGGCCGAAGGCGCTCCACAACAGCGCGGGCAGCGGACTCTCGTCCGGCTCGGGATGTGCCGGGGTGGTGGCAGGGTAGGGGGCGAGAAGACCGGTGAGGGCGTCGGCTGCGGCATCGGGTTCGCACAGGCGACCGAGCACGACGGCGACGGTCTGCCAGCCGAAGGCGGTCAGGCGCGTCTGCGCACGGGGCAGTGCGCGGAGGATCGCGCTGCGGATCGTGGCGTCGTCGCCGAGGCTGCGCAATTGCCGTGCCAGGCGTGGGGGATCGTACGTCCAGACCAGGTCAGGCAGATGCTCTGCGAGGAGGGCGGTCACAGTGGTCTTGGCCCACGTTTCGACGCCCGGCCATGTCCGCCACTGCTCGACGAGGCCAGCCAGGACCTCGATCACGGTCGGCGCGTTGGTAGAGGCCAGTGAAGCGGCTGCGTCGAGGGCAGGCAACCGCTCGGTCATCGGCGCGGCTTCAACGACACGGGTGAGGTACTGCACCAGCGCGTGGCCGTACGGCGCAGCTGTTCCCATGGCTTCGATATCCGGGGCGAGCGTGCGCCAACTGGCCGCGGACACCGACGCCGACGCCGCGAGCGCCCCCTCGCCGGGGGTGTCCTCGGTGTCCCCGATCCAGGTGGCCGAGACCCCCTCTGATTCATCAGCTCGGCCCTGCGGAGTCAGCGCGATGACCAGTTCGAGTTCCGGTTGAACGGCCGCTTCCTGGTCGAGGGAGCGTGCCGTGTCGACGAGTTGCGAAGCGAGCCGGGGTTGCGATCGAACGGGGACTCGGAGCCGCAGCCACGTGGCGGCGCGGACCAGAGCTGTCCGCGCGTCCGCCCGGCTGCTGGCCGACCCTGCGGAGGCGAGGTGCCGCGCCACGTTGATCTGGAAGGCGAGGCGCCGCGCGTCGTTGTCGATCAGGTGGTCGAGGGCGAGTGCTTGCCCGCCAGGCAGCGCTCCGGTGGTGACGGTCCCTTCGAGTGCGGCCGGCAAGGCCTGCGCGAGTGCGATCCGGTCCTCGTCGTCCCAGCGGCTCGCCGTGGCCAGACCGAGGCGGCAGTCGAGGCTGGCCGTGGCCTTCAACACCTCTTCGTACGGGATGACACCGGCGTCTGTGACGTGCGGGGTGACGGCTTCCACGGCCGCGACCAGGCGCGAGGCTGTGACAGCGCGGTCCGGCGCGGGCAGGTCGGCGCGCTGCGCCAGGTCGGCGTAGACGCTGAGCAGCCGGGCCGACTCGTCGTTGATGCCGGCGGCCGCGTCGACGGCCTGGTCGAACAGGTTTCGGCCGAGCTCGGAGTGGAGGGTGCCTGCGATGCCGGCGCTCCGGGCCAGGAGCTCCAGGCGGTCCGCGGCGTCGTATCCGTCGTCGCGGGCGGCCTGGGCTGCTTTGAGGCACAGGTCGGCTGCCGTGTTCGGATGGGCTCCGCGCTCGGCCAGCACGTCCGCCAGGTCCAGCCACAGGGTGGGCGCCCCGCCGCGCAGCAGCCCGGGGGCCGTGTCTGCCAAGTGGTCGATGATGCTCGCGGGGGCACCCGTCTCGATGGCGGCGCAGGCCACCATTGTCGCCCAGGCGCGGAACTCCCGGTCGTAGGTGAACCAGCGGTACTCGGTGAGTTCGGTGCGCGTCTGCAGACCAGCCGTGCAGAACGCCTCCACGTCCCCGGCGTTGGCCTGGCCCAGGACGGCCCGAACGTGGAGAAGGCCAGCGGCGATCAGCGGGTCGACCCGCTTCAGCCAGCCTTCGCGTTCGCCGGTGTGCGGGTCGTAGCTGTGGCCGGTGCCCTGAGCGGGTGGTTGCAGGGAGGCGGGGAGCAGTTGTTCGGCGTGCATCTGGGTGCCGCTCAGGGCGGCCGACGCGGCGTGGCTGTAGAGGGTGATCGTTGCCGGGCTCGACGGTGAGTTGAACGCCCGCTGGGATGTGGGTAGTTCACTTGCCCAGTGCTCGGCCAGGGCCAGCGCGGACTGACGGTCGCCGAAGCGCAGGGCAACGTCGAGGAGCTTCCGGTGCCACGGCGGGTGAGGCTCGGTGGCCGGCACACAGGTGAGGGCGAACGTGACCTCGTCCACCCATGCCGCGGGAGGAGGAGACGACGCCGCGCTGTCGAGATGGGCCAGCACCGGCGCCTGGGCGTGCGCGGGCACGCGATGGCGGGTCAGGGCGTCGTATGCCTCCTGGGCATCCAGTTCCCCGGCGAGCCGGGCCGCGAGGCGCTCCGTCACCTCCACGACGAAGGAGGCCGGCCGCCACCGCCGCAGCATGCTGATCGCGGCCTGCATCCCCTCCAGCCGGTACCGTGCCTCCGCGGCGGCCGCTACGTCGTCGGCGTCGACCTCCCAGGATCTTCCTTCCTTGTCCTGGGAAGCCATCCAGCGCCGCACCCACGCGCCGGCCATGTCCAGGGCGTTCCTCGTCTCGGCCTGCCGCTGCGGGTCACGTGACAGCACGCCCGCAAGCCGCATCCACACCGGGCCCAGCCATTGGGTATCGCCGTGCCGGGGGGCATAGGCCTGGAGCAGGTCCACGTCGGCGTACCGGGCCACCAGATCCATGTGGGAGTCGACCAGCTCCGACAGGCTCTTGGAGCGCGATGCGGTGTCGCATCCCCGTGCGGCGAGCCGGACCGCGTCTGACGCTGATCCGGTCTCGGCAACCGCCAGCGCGGCCAGGCGCAACCGCTCCATCTGGACCTGCTCGCGGCGAAATCCATCGGCGATTCCGGCCGGGGAGTCCTCGGCCAGGACCAAGTCGACCAGTTCCGTCAGCCGCTTCGCCAGATAGAGATGGGTGGCGACATGCGCCGCGGCGTCCGCGCTGGTCGCGCGCTGCTCAAGGAACAGGTCGGCCAGGCGGCCGTGCGCCTCGACGACCGCCTCGTCGTCCACGCGGCCGCGGACGAACGTCTCGAAGTCCTCGTCCCGGAACTGGATCCGCTCCCCGACGAGCCTGATGCCGGGAGCCAGTCCCTTCGCGAACGCGGTCACCTTCTCGGTGGGCACATCAAGCGCGGTAGCCAGGGTGGCCATGCTGACCGGGCGGGCCAGCGCCAGCAGGAACGCGAGCCACCTCTCTCCGCCCGCGTCCGCGCCGCCGGCCTGGAGCCCCGACGCGAGCAGCAGCTCGAACATCTGCTGAGGGGTCCGCTCGCTCTTCTCCAGCAGGGTCGCCATGTCCCATGCTTCGGTGCGGGCCTGCTCCAGGGTGTAGTTCTGGGCTCTGGGATTGCCGCCGCTGCGACCGTGGAAGTCCAGGCACTCCTCGTCGGAGGCGGCGGGCCGGTAGCGGCGCAGATGCGCGGCCGAGGTCTCAGCCGTAAACGGCGGCAGCGGCACCTGAGGGGCGCCGTCAGCCTCGAGTGAAGGGACGCGGTGGGATCGCGCGGACAGGACCACGGACACACGTCCAGGCAGCGGCAGCCGGACCAGGTCCGTAAGGAAGCTCCGCTCGTCGCGCTCCCTGGCCGCGACCGCGCTGTTGTCCGCCGCGTCCACCGCCAAGACCAGCACCGCGCCGTCGGGAAGAGCCGTGACGGCCTGCTCGAGTGTGCGGCTCAGCCTGCGCCACAGGTCCCCTTCATCGGCCGGGGCCCGCACCAGCAAAGGGGTGCCGCAACGCTGCGCCACCTCGTTCACGACCTGGGTGACGAACCGCCTGGGGGTGTGCCGTTCCTCCCCCGCGCTGAGGTACTCGCCCGCCCCGTAGCAGTCGAACAGCACCACCTGCGAGCCGTCCGGAAGGTGGTCCCCGATCTGCCGCATCGCCGTGGTCTTCCCGACGCCCGCGTCACCGTGCGCGACGGCCAGCCTGCCGCTGTTGGCCGTGACCGCCACGGCAATGGCCTCGGCGCCCACCGTCGGCAGCGGGTTCTGGAGCGGCTCCAGGCGTGACGGCGCCGGATAAAGGTCGAGCAGACCGGCGACACCCAGCGTCGCCAGCACATCCTGGGCGGTGACGCCGCGACGACTCGAACCCGGCAACGCCTGCTGACGGACCAGGTCGAAGAGCCGGTTCGCCGAGTCCAGACCGTGCCCGGGCGTCAGCACGCTCGCCCCTGACTTCACCGCCCGCGCGAGCGCGGTCCGGTCCATCGTCCCGGTCGTCGACAGGTCCAGGAGCTGCAGGAAGCGGCAGAACTCAGCGCTCTTCAAACGCTGCCCGATGGTGTCGGCCAGCGTGCCGATCACCGCGGCCTGGTCGGACGGAAGGGCGGCCTTCAAAGCCTTCCGGGTCGGGGCGGTCTGCCCGGCCGTCCACTGTGCTGCTGCTCGCACGCTCTGCAGCAGCAGAGGATCTCCGGGGCAGTTGCTCACCAGCGCGATCCGGGCCTTGCCCAGTGCCTGGTCACCGTGGTCGTCCCGAAGGCGCGTGTACGCGGTCGCGAGATCAGCGATCACCGACCGTTCCGAGTCCGCCTTCCCGTCCGCCTTCTTGACACGCTTCTGGCACAGGCGGGCAGCCGTCCACGCAGTCTCCGCGTGCCGGGTGCTGTACTTCAATTGCGACAGCACAATCCGGTCCGCGCTCGCTACGTCACGCCCCCCGAAATACTCGGCGACATCGACCGTCTCGTACTGCTCGTCCGGGTCGTCTACAAGAGCGAGGCCCTCGACCACGACAAGCTCAAGCTCCGTGCCAGGGGAGACGAGCTCAAGACCCCGCCCAGCCGTCCACCAGAAGTGGAAATCATCCCCAGCATTGGACTCGGTCGCGCCCACCCGCACTCCTCCCGCACCACCGACGACACGCCACAACCTACTCCGGCCAGACCGCAGCCCGGACGCAACAAGCGCAGCCGAAGCTGAGAGGTGATCGGCCATGGCCGGGAGCGCACCGCGGACGCCGGGCATGACAGCGGCGAGAAGCCGAGTTGGGGGCCGCTCACCACCACCGCGACCTGGGAGAGGGGCTGCGTCAATGCTGGCTCTTGAAGGCTCACGCAGGGCGCTGCGCTTCCAGGGGCCAGGTGCGTTGCTGGGACTGACGGAGAGGCAGTGGCTGGACGCAAAGGTGGAGCCGTACGAGCCATAGAACCCTCGTGGTCCCGCGACCATGAGGCCGACGATCCGCATATGGGCCGTTGCAAAACGCGAAGCGCCCCACCAGGCAGCTGCCTCGGGTGTCGCCTCGCACTGTGATCGCCACGGGAGATCACGATGTGTACAGCCCGCCCGTGCTGCGCCGTTTAGCCCTGGCTCCCGCTAATCACGGTACTCGCGATCTCCGATGCACTGCGCCGCGAGCGCTACTGCTCCGACGGATGCGGTCACTCGTTACCTTAGGCTGCCCGCAGTGGATCCCAAGTGCCCAATCAGACCGGGCGGGTCTCACGGGGCGATGGGGTCGTTCTTCTTGTCCGGGTGTGCCGACAGGACGTAGCGGGTGGCGGAGAGGTTGGACAGGCCGAAGAGCTCCATCAGCCGGACGGGGTCGGCGCTGTGGCGTGCCTCGTCGACGATTCTGTCCACGCGCAGGCGGCCAGCTGGCAGGCCCACGCGTGGAAGAGCTGCTGGACCAAGCCAGCGCTGACGGGTGGGCCGGAGTCGTCGACGGCGGTGTTGCGGGTGACAAAGAGGTGGGGGGTTGGAGCTGTCGGGCCAGCGCCGGTGGCGGTGGAGCTCCCACGCTGTTGCCAGGCGCAGGGTGAAGGCGTCGAGGTAGATGACGTGGTCCAGGCGTCCTTCCCGGCGCAGGCGCAGTCGGCCCTTGCTGCGGTCGAGGTCGGTTCGCTGAAGTTGGGTGAGCTGGCTGGGGAGGAGGGCGTAGACGGCGACGAGCGCGACCATGAGGTGGTCGCGAGGGTCGTCGAAGCGGTCGAGAGGGCGGCGACCCGGTCGGAGGGCAGCGACCCGGTCGGAGGGCAGCGCGGTCGGCACGTGTCTGCTGCTGGTGAGGGAGATGTGGCGGGCCGGATCGCGGAAGACGAGGCGTTCGCGCTTGAGGGCCCTGAAGAAGCAGCGCGGCGCAGTGTGCAGGCGGCGGGCCTGGTTCCTGCGGAGCGGCTCCAGGGCGTCTTCGATGTGCTTCTTGGTGATCTCGCGGGATCGGTGAGGCCGTCGGCGATCCACGCTTCGAGCGTGTCCCCGATGGCGGTCGCGTAGTTCTCGACGGTCTTGGGGGCTGCGGGCTCGGCTGGAGGTGCTGCCCTGGCCGAGGAGTACGTCGATGATGATGTGCACCGCTGCGGAGAAGGCCGGGTGGCTGATGGCGGTGGCATGGTCTCGGGCGCGTGCGGTGCACGGGTCGCTGAACGGTTGGGCGACGAGCAGGCGGCGCAGGCGGAGGTAGTTGATCACGCGGGCTCCCTGGAGGTCGGCTCGCATGGAGGCCAGGGCCCGGATGTCGCTCTCCTAGAGAGGAACATCGGTGGAAGCCACACTGACCACGGCGCCCTCGCGCGCCACCGGGCCTTTCTGGGCAACACCCTGATGCTCGGCTTCTCCTCGGCGAGCTCGGCCTTGATGGTGGCCAGATGGTTCGCGACGCCCGGAATCCGGATCAGTGGGGCCCCGAACTGCCTGCCAGGCCATCGTGAACGCCTTCAACCAGCACCCCGGCCAGGTGTTCAGAGCTCATGTGCGCGTGGGCGGGCGACGAGATCTGCGATCAGCTCGGCGTTCGGACCTCGGGCTCGCTCATGCCGAGGCAGAAGACGGTATCCGCGGAGATCGCCGCGACGACGTGCGGGCCGAGATCGGAGCCCTGGTGGCGCGGCTGGCGACCCTGCGGGCACTCGCCTGGCACGTGCGGCGGACGCCCGCCTCCGGAGAAGAGTCTCGCCGGTGTCGAGTCGATGAGCCGCATTACCATGGGCAGCAGCGTTATCGGTGGTCGCTTCGATCACATCGTGTTCGAACGATCTCGCCGTCGAACACCACATCGTCCTGGACGAGGCCACCGAACCCCGGCTGCTTGCCGGGGACTTCTGGGCGCTTCACTAGGCAAGTGGCTTGTCGGAAGTAAAGCTGTCGGACCGCAGGTCTACGCCACCGATGCCAGTCAACGACTGGAGGTCGGAGTTCGGTTGTTGTGGTCCGAGTGAGGTGACGATATTTGACGAGATCCCATCGAATCGGGCAGCGAGCAACGCGACATCGTCGTCCCGGTAACCAGGGCCGAGAATGTCCAACGCATCGTCGCACAGGGCCTCCAGCTCCGGCGGATCGTCTGGGCCAGCGAGCTGCGCGGTCGCGGAGAGCCTCTCGAGTAGTTGCTCTGTGCCGATCCACACGTCGCGCAGGCGCGACTCGACCAGACCGTCCGTATACAGGAGCAGGGTCGCCCCCGTCGGGGCATCCAGCTCTACGGTCTGGAAATCCACACCGCCGACGCCGATCGGGGCACCCGCCGGCACCTGCAGTACCTCGGCCCGGCCGTCCACATGCAGCAGGATCGGAGGCAGGTGGCCTGCATTAGCGATGGTGATGCGGTGTGTAACGGGATCATAGACGGCGTACAGACAGGTCGCCATACGATCCACGCCGAGCCGCTGGGCCTGTTCATCGAGACGGTGCAATACCTCCTGCGGTGGCAAGTCCAGACTCGCCAGGGTTAGCGCGGTCGTCCTCAGTTGGCCCATGATCGCGGCCGACGTAATGGAGCGCCCCATCACATCTCCCACCACCAGCGCCACTCGGCTGCCGGGCAGCGGCAGTGCGTCGTACCAGTCGCCGCCCACGTGCGCGGTCTCGGCGGCCGGCAGATAGCGGGACGCCAGTCGCACGCCCACCGTCCGGGGCAACGTCTCCGGCAGCATGGTGCGCTGCAGTAAGTCGGCGATGTACGCCTCTCGCGAGTACAGCACTGTCTTGTCGACGCCGAGTGCACTGTGCGTGGCAAGTTGGGCGGCCACGAGGAGGTCGTTCTCCTCGAAAGGCTGGCGCTCCGGACGGCGTAGGTAGATTGCGGCACCGATTACTCGGCTCCGCCCACGCAGCGGGGCAAGGATCGCCCGGTGCCCGCTCGGCACCACCAGAACGCCGCTGATACCTAGGAGTTCGCGGAGCGCGGCGTGCGCAGCTGGCGCGTCCGCGAACACTGGCCGTACCCCGCTCAGGACCTCGGTCAGCGCACCGCCGGCCCGGACTTCGCCCACCTCCGCCGTGACCGTCGGGACGAAGCTGCCGCTTGTCCCCGTCCCATCCATTTGTGGGTCTTGATCGATACGATGCAGTCGCAACGCAAATGGGCCGACGGGCCGCTCGTCGCCGACTGGCAACGGGTCGCGAAGATAGACCAGGGTTGCATCGGAAAAGGTCGGAACGGTCGCCCGACACAGCCCTGTCACGATCTCGTTCAGGTCAAGGCCCCTGGCGATCCGCCGAGTCGCCACGCCTGCGAACCGCAGCCGGTCCCCGTCCCTGCTCATTTGCAGTGGGGTCGACCCTTCTCGCATGCCGAGTGCGGCCTGATGCGAGAGTTGGGAGGCCGCAAACATGTCGTCGTGTCCGAACGGCTCCCGGTCTGGGCGACGAAGGAACACGGCGATCCCTAGAACGCTGTCCGAGTGCGTCAGTGGTGACAGCAGGATCCGGTTTCCCCTGGGGAGTCGGGGAGTGGTTCCAAGTAACTCTCTGAGTGTCGCGTCGGCTTCGATAGCCACCCGGTCGACGAGCTCGCCAGCCTTGATCACCTGGTCCAACAAGCCGGATGGCTGTACGTTCGTGGCGGATGGGGCCGTGCCGCCCATGGCGCCGCCCAGGCTAGCCTGCGGCCCAGGAGCCCACCCATCGGTCGTCTCTAACGCGCGTACCTCTTTAGCTCGGGATGCTTTGGGGTGGAAGTTCGAGCCGGTTAGGGTCAACCGGACAGCGAACTCCTTCGGTTCGTTACCCGGGATAATCGGGTCGGCGGCATAGACAATGACGGCGTCTGCTACATCCGGGACTGCTGTCAAGCAGAGTTCTCTCACGGTGTCAGGCACGCTCTGAGCCCTGGCGATGCGGCGTGTCGCCGCCGCGATGGCGCGTACGTTCGGGCTCATTGTCCCCCCGGGCAGCGGACGTGCTGGTATTCATTGGGCCCTCAGGGATGCAGCCCACAACATCCTGGAGTTCATGCTCGGGGAGCCCTGACGATCTGTCCAGCCGACAACCGTGGACATGAACAACTGCCCCCCGAATCCGATACGTTCGTACGGTGACCTCAGGGACGCCCAGGATCCAACCGCCGCCGCCTCCCGGTTTGCGCAGATTCGTCCTGCGTTGGTGGCGCTCACGAGATGCGCTGCCACGACTACATCGGTGGCTTCTGCTGCGCGCAGCCCCCATGCTGACGGCCTTTCTTGCCCTCTACATCATCAACGGAGTCCTCCTCGGGTGGACCAGGGCTTACAACGTGCTCACCGGCATCGACTCGCCGGGAGAAGCGACGACGCAGTGGTGCGCCTGGCCTCTCTCCCTTATGGGATGGGCAGCTATTCCAGCGTTGGTGGGTGGTGCTGTGGGGTACGCGGTAACCGGACAGATTCAAGCCCATCGCACGCGGGAGCTCCAGGAGATCCTTGAAGAGCTTCGGCGCAGCTCCGCCGCGGACAACTAGGTGGAGGTAAGCATGCGTTCCTTGTTCGCCCTCCATCAGAGCCGTGGCCCGGCCGCCGACTTTGCTGAGTACTTCGCTGCCGAGTGGCACAGCGGGGACTGGGATCTGGCCGAGGACCACTGGGAGCTTCTGGTGAACCGGCTGCTCAACAGTCGTGACATGGAAAAATTGAAGCCGAGTGAGGCACTACGCCGAGCCGAGCAGGAGGCAGTGAACTTCGGCCTGGCACTGTTACGGTCATCTATTAGCACGCGGTGCCCAATCTGCGCGATCGCGCCCCAGCGGAGCGAGCCTGACACTCAAC
Coding sequences:
- a CDS encoding AAA family ATPase, with the protein product MKYSTRHAETAWTAARLCQKRVKKADGKADSERSVIADLATAYTRLRDDHGDQALGKARIALVSNCPGDPLLLQSVRAAAQWTAGQTAPTRKALKAALPSDQAAVIGTLADTIGQRLKSAEFCRFLQLLDLSTTGTMDRTALARAVKSGASVLTPGHGLDSANRLFDLVRQQALPGSSRRGVTAQDVLATLGVAGLLDLYPAPSRLEPLQNPLPTVGAEAIAVAVTANSGRLAVAHGDAGVGKTTAMRQIGDHLPDGSQVVLFDCYGAGEYLSAGEERHTPRRFVTQVVNEVAQRCGTPLLVRAPADEGDLWRRLSRTLEQAVTALPDGAVLVLAVDAADNSAVAARERDERSFLTDLVRLPLPGRVSVVLSARSHRVPSLEADGAPQVPLPPFTAETSAAHLRRYRPAASDEECLDFHGRSGGNPRAQNYTLEQARTEAWDMATLLEKSERTPQQMFELLLASGLQAGGADAGGERWLAFLLALARPVSMATLATALDVPTEKVTAFAKGLAPGIRLVGERIQFRDEDFETFVRGRVDDEAVVEAHGRLADLFLEQRATSADAAAHVATHLYLAKRLTELVDLVLAEDSPAGIADGFRREQVQMERLRLAALAVAETGSASDAVRLAARGCDTASRSKSLSELVDSHMDLVARYADVDLLQAYAPRHGDTQWLGPVWMRLAGVLSRDPQRQAETRNALDMAGAWVRRWMASQDKEGRSWEVDADDVAAAAEARYRLEGMQAAISMLRRWRPASFVVEVTERLAARLAGELDAQEAYDALTRHRVPAHAQAPVLAHLDSAASSPPPAAWVDEVTFALTCVPATEPHPPWHRKLLDVALRFGDRQSALALAEHWASELPTSQRAFNSPSSPATITLYSHAASAALSGTQMHAEQLLPASLQPPAQGTGHSYDPHTGEREGWLKRVDPLIAAGLLHVRAVLGQANAGDVEAFCTAGLQTRTELTEYRWFTYDREFRAWATMVACAAIETGAPASIIDHLADTAPGLLRGGAPTLWLDLADVLAERGAHPNTAADLCLKAAQAARDDGYDAADRLELLARSAGIAGTLHSELGRNLFDQAVDAAAGINDESARLLSVYADLAQRADLPAPDRAVTASRLVAAVEAVTPHVTDAGVIPYEEVLKATASLDCRLGLATASRWDDEDRIALAQALPAALEGTVTTGALPGGQALALDHLIDNDARRLAFQINVARHLASAGSASSRADARTALVRAATWLRLRVPVRSQPRLASQLVDTARSLDQEAAVQPELELVIALTPQGRADESEGVSATWIGDTEDTPGEGALAASASVSAASWRTLAPDIEAMGTAAPYGHALVQYLTRVVEAAPMTERLPALDAAASLASTNAPTVIEVLAGLVEQWRTWPGVETWAKTTVTALLAEHLPDLVWTYDPPRLARQLRSLGDDATIRSAILRALPRAQTRLTAFGWQTVAVVLGRLCEPDAAADALTGLLAPYPATTPAHPEPDESPLPALLWSAFGHPRREIRWRAAHAARELLSHQDHATARPLAAALVACLDRADAAPYRAPALHFYRLSAVTGLLTALHRVARDKPALMREHLAVFVRHATSTDLPHAQIRELARRTALALAAPDDPSRDQLEAANRPDRCSIDRTLKNEHGGGLSDAGDRYRFDAIDTIPYWFRPLARAFSLPVDTIARKAETWILDKWGLSEKDWWTDTRELRSERASARMGHRHGSIPPEESLRLYLEYHSMLAAAGELVDEHHPLLIEKWAENENPWDEWLARYVLPDGPWLADLSEPAPAQPYLFLGSGPDDSAWAAPQFTDSKEIFGLVYDDLPPSVLVTASMNITWAGGSENVYVASALVRPDRAEDLQRALAAATEPWDWKLPDEDETAHEVDHGLFELRGWLRDPALRPENLDEHDPYAQGLRAEGPLPGHAFRRQTHAHPDQDGVRLLAADQAVLAQWTQWSDGDPDDSRAGRTTNGSRVHVTRDALLKYLSTTGYSLIVEVQIGRRRNRTAARHDDRRSWLYLIHADGRATVR